GGGCCACCGGGCTCGCGGGCGCGTGGGGCTACACCGGCCAGGGCGTGGCCGCCAGCAACCTCGCGGGACGGACGCTGACCGACCTGCTGACCGGCCAGCCCAGCACGCTGACGTCGCTGCCCATGGCCGGGCACCGCTCCCGTCGGTGGGAGCCCGAGCCGCTGCGCTGGCTGGGTGCCCGCTACGTCCAGCGGGCGCTGACGCGGCTGGACCAGCGGGCGGAGCGCAGCGGCCGCGCCTCGACCGGCCGCAGCCTCGCCGAACGCCTCATGCGGCACTGAACAGCGCGGCGTCGACGCCATCCGACCACGGAGGTCCGCGATGAACGACCACGAGCCGTTCGCCCATGGGCGTGCGCCCTACCACGCCCACGCCCCCTTCGCGGGCGTGCCGGCCACCGCCCTCGACGACGTGGCGCCGGGCATGGTCGTGATCCTGGGCGCTCCGTTCGACTGGGGCGCCACCCACCGTCCGGGCGCGCGGTTCGGCCCCAAGGCCATCCGCGAGGGCGACTACCTCGACATGGACGGCGAGCGCCCGCACCTGACGGCACGCGTCGAGCCCCTCCGTGCGCTGCCGGTGGTCGACGCCGGCGACGTGGCGCTCGTGCCGGGCTACAGCGAGCTGTCGCTCGCCCGCATCGAGGACGTCGTGGGTGGAATCAGGCGCGCGGGTGGTGTACCGGTGGTGCTCGGCGGGGACCACACCATCACCTTCCCGAGTGCCAAGGCGGTCGCCGAGGTGGTCGGCGCGGGTGATGTCGCGCTCGTCCACTTCGACGCCCACGCCGACACCGCCGAGTCGCACCACGACCAGCTGTACGGTCACGGGACCCCGATGCGACGCCTCATCGAGTCCGGCGCGGTGCCGGGCAGGCGGTTCGTCCAGATCGGGCTCCGAGGCTACTGGCCGCCGCCCGAGACGGTCGGGTGGATGCGCGAGCAGCGGATGCGCAGCTTCTTCATGGCCGACATCACCCGCCGCGGACTCGATGACGTCGTGGACGAGGCCGTCGCGGCCGCACTCGGCGACGGGGCACGGGGCGTGTACATCTCGGTCGACATCGATGTGGTCGACCCGGGCATGGCACCCGGCACCGGCACCCCGGAGCCCGGCGGCATCAGCGCGCGAGAGCTGCTCGACACCGTGCAGCGCCTGGGTCGCGAGCTCGACGTCGTGGGCGCGGACCTCGTGGAGGTCGCGCCACACTACGACCAGCCGGCCGACATCACGGCACGGCTGGCCAACCGGGTCATCCTGGAGCTGCTGACGGGCATGGCGCTGCGCCGCGGGGCGGCCACGAATCGGTAGGCGACCTCGGAGGACCGCCGGGGCACCCGGGTTGGGGCTC
This is a stretch of genomic DNA from Euzebyales bacterium. It encodes these proteins:
- the speB gene encoding agmatinase, whose amino-acid sequence is MNDHEPFAHGRAPYHAHAPFAGVPATALDDVAPGMVVILGAPFDWGATHRPGARFGPKAIREGDYLDMDGERPHLTARVEPLRALPVVDAGDVALVPGYSELSLARIEDVVGGIRRAGGVPVVLGGDHTITFPSAKAVAEVVGAGDVALVHFDAHADTAESHHDQLYGHGTPMRRLIESGAVPGRRFVQIGLRGYWPPPETVGWMREQRMRSFFMADITRRGLDDVVDEAVAAALGDGARGVYISVDIDVVDPGMAPGTGTPEPGGISARELLDTVQRLGRELDVVGADLVEVAPHYDQPADITARLANRVILELLTGMALRRGAATNR